One Theropithecus gelada isolate Dixy chromosome 3, Tgel_1.0, whole genome shotgun sequence genomic window carries:
- the IFNAR2 gene encoding interferon alpha/beta receptor 2 isoform X3 yields MLLSQNAFIVRPLNLFLMVCISLVFGISHDLPDYTNESCTFKISLRNFRSILSWELKNHSIVATRYTLLYTIMSKPEDWKIVKNCANTTRSFCDLTDEWRSTHEAYVTNLEGFSGNTTLSNCSRNFWLDIDMSFEPPEFEIVGFTNHINVIVKFPSIVEEELQFDLSLVIEEQSEGIVKKHKPTVKGNMSGNFTYIIDKLIPNTNYCVSVYFEHNDEQAVIKSPLKCTLLQPGQESEFS; encoded by the exons ATGCTTTTGAGCCAGAATGCCTTCATCGTCAGACCGCTTAATTTGTTTCTCATGG tgTGTATCAGCCTCGTGTTTGGTATTTCACATGATTTGCCTG ATTACACAAATGAATCTTGCACTTTTAAGATATCATTGCGAAATTTCCGGTCCATCTTATCATGGGAATTAAAAAACCACTCCATTGTGGCAACTCGCTATACATTGCTGTATACAATCATGAG taAACCAGAAGATTGGAAGATAGTTAAGAACTGTGCAAATACCACAAGATCATTTTGTGACCTCACAGATGAGTGGAGAAGCACTCACGAGGCCTATGTCACCAACCTAGAAGGATTCAGCGGGAACACAACCTTGTCCAATTGCTCACGCAATTTCTGGCTGGACATAGACA TGTCTTTTGAACCGCCAGAGTTTGAGATTGTTGGTTTTACCAACCACATTAATGTGATCGTGAAATTTCCATCTATTGTTGAGGAAGAATTACAGTTTGATTTATCACTCGTCATTGAAGAGCAGTCAGAGGGGATTGTTAAGAAG CATAAACCCACAGTAAAAGGAAACATGAGTGGAAATTTCACCTATATCATTGACAAGTTAATTCCAAACACAAACTACTGTGTATCTGTTTATTTCGAGCATAACGATGAGCAGGCAGTCATAAAGTCTCCCTTAAAATGCACCCTCCTTCAACCTGGCCAGGAATCag aattttcatAA
- the IFNAR2 gene encoding interferon alpha/beta receptor 2 isoform X1 — MLLSQNAFIVRPLNLFLMVCISLVFGISHDLPDYTNESCTFKISLRNFRSILSWELKNHSIVATRYTLLYTIMSKPEDWKIVKNCANTTRSFCDLTDEWRSTHEAYVTNLEGFSGNTTLSNCSRNFWLDIDMSFEPPEFEIVGFTNHINVIVKFPSIVEEELQFDLSLVIEEQSEGIVKKHKPTVKGNMSGNFTYIIDKLIPNTNYCVSVYFEHNDEQAVIKSPLKCTLLQPGQESESAESAKVGGIITVFLIALVLISTIVTLKWIGYICLRNSLPKVLNFHNFLACPFPNLPPLEAMDIVEVIYINRKKKVWDYNYDDESDSDTEAALRTSGGGYTMHGLTVRPLGQTSATSTESQFTDPDSEEEPDLPEVDVELPTTPKCSPQRLELLSAPCERRESPLQDPFPEEDYSSTEGSGGRITFNVDLNSVFLRVLDDEDSDDLEEAPLMISSHPEEMVDPEDPDNVQSSHLLASGEGTQLTFPSPSSEGLQSEDAPSDQSETSESDVDLGDGYIMR; from the exons ATGCTTTTGAGCCAGAATGCCTTCATCGTCAGACCGCTTAATTTGTTTCTCATGG tgTGTATCAGCCTCGTGTTTGGTATTTCACATGATTTGCCTG ATTACACAAATGAATCTTGCACTTTTAAGATATCATTGCGAAATTTCCGGTCCATCTTATCATGGGAATTAAAAAACCACTCCATTGTGGCAACTCGCTATACATTGCTGTATACAATCATGAG taAACCAGAAGATTGGAAGATAGTTAAGAACTGTGCAAATACCACAAGATCATTTTGTGACCTCACAGATGAGTGGAGAAGCACTCACGAGGCCTATGTCACCAACCTAGAAGGATTCAGCGGGAACACAACCTTGTCCAATTGCTCACGCAATTTCTGGCTGGACATAGACA TGTCTTTTGAACCGCCAGAGTTTGAGATTGTTGGTTTTACCAACCACATTAATGTGATCGTGAAATTTCCATCTATTGTTGAGGAAGAATTACAGTTTGATTTATCACTCGTCATTGAAGAGCAGTCAGAGGGGATTGTTAAGAAG CATAAACCCACAGTAAAAGGAAACATGAGTGGAAATTTCACCTATATCATTGACAAGTTAATTCCAAACACAAACTACTGTGTATCTGTTTATTTCGAGCATAACGATGAGCAGGCAGTCATAAAGTCTCCCTTAAAATGCACCCTCCTTCAACCTGGCCAGGAATCag AATCAGCAGAATCTGCCAAAGTAGGAGGAATAATTACTGTGTTTTTGATAGCGTTGGTCTTGATAAGCACCATAGTGACACTGAAATGGATTGGTTATATATGCTTAAGAAACAGCCTCCCCAAAGTCTTG aattttcatAACTTTTTAGCCTGCCCATTTCCTAACCTGCCACCGTTGGAAGCCATGGATATAGTGGAGGTCATTTACatcaacagaaagaagaaagtgtgGGATTATAATTATGATGATGAAAGTGACAGCGATACTGAGGCAGCACTCAGGACAAGTGGCGGTGGCTATACCATGCATGGACTGACTGTGAGGCCTCTGGGTCAGACCTCTGCCACCTCTACAGAAtcccagtttacagacccagactCCGAGGAGGAGCCTGACCTGCCTGAGGTTGATGTGGAGCTCCCCACGACGCCAAAGTGCAGCCCTCAGCGGTTGGAGCTCTTGAGTGCGCCCTGTGAGAGGAGAGAGAGTCCGCTCCAGGACCCCTTTCCCGAAGAGGACTACAGCTCCACTGAGGGGTCTGGGGGCAGAATTACCTTCAATGTGGATTTAAACTCTGTATTTTTGAGGGTTCTTGATGACGAGGACAGTGACGACTTAGAAGAAGCCCCTCTGATGATATCATCTCATCCAGAAGAGATGGTTGACCCAGAAGATCCTGACAATGTGCAGTCAAGCCATTTGCTGGCCAGTGGGGAAGGGACACAGCTAACCTTTCCCAGCCCCTCTTCAGAGGGCCTGCAATCTGAAGATGCTCCATCTGATCAAAGTGAGACTTCTGAGTCAGATGTTGACCTTGGGGATGGTTATATAATGAGATGA
- the IFNAR2 gene encoding interferon alpha/beta receptor 2 isoform X2 codes for MLLSQNAFIVRPLNLFLMVCISLVFGISHDLPDYTNESCTFKISLRNFRSILSWELKNHSIVATRYTLLYTIMSKPEDWKIVKNCANTTRSFCDLTDEWRSTHEAYVTNLEGFSGNTTLSNCSRNFWLDIDMSFEPPEFEIVGFTNHINVIVKFPSIVEEELQFDLSLVIEEQSEGIVKKHKPTVKGNMSGNFTYIIDKLIPNTNYCVSVYFEHNDEQAVIKSPLKCTLLQPGQESESAESAKVGGIITVFLIALVLISTIVTLKWIGYICLRNSLPKVLRQSLAKGWSAVAIHRRDHNALQSETPELKQSFCLSFPSSWNYKRASLSPSD; via the exons ATGCTTTTGAGCCAGAATGCCTTCATCGTCAGACCGCTTAATTTGTTTCTCATGG tgTGTATCAGCCTCGTGTTTGGTATTTCACATGATTTGCCTG ATTACACAAATGAATCTTGCACTTTTAAGATATCATTGCGAAATTTCCGGTCCATCTTATCATGGGAATTAAAAAACCACTCCATTGTGGCAACTCGCTATACATTGCTGTATACAATCATGAG taAACCAGAAGATTGGAAGATAGTTAAGAACTGTGCAAATACCACAAGATCATTTTGTGACCTCACAGATGAGTGGAGAAGCACTCACGAGGCCTATGTCACCAACCTAGAAGGATTCAGCGGGAACACAACCTTGTCCAATTGCTCACGCAATTTCTGGCTGGACATAGACA TGTCTTTTGAACCGCCAGAGTTTGAGATTGTTGGTTTTACCAACCACATTAATGTGATCGTGAAATTTCCATCTATTGTTGAGGAAGAATTACAGTTTGATTTATCACTCGTCATTGAAGAGCAGTCAGAGGGGATTGTTAAGAAG CATAAACCCACAGTAAAAGGAAACATGAGTGGAAATTTCACCTATATCATTGACAAGTTAATTCCAAACACAAACTACTGTGTATCTGTTTATTTCGAGCATAACGATGAGCAGGCAGTCATAAAGTCTCCCTTAAAATGCACCCTCCTTCAACCTGGCCAGGAATCag AATCAGCAGAATCTGCCAAAGTAGGAGGAATAATTACTGTGTTTTTGATAGCGTTGGTCTTGATAAGCACCATAGTGACACTGAAATGGATTGGTTATATATGCTTAAGAAACAGCCTCCCCAAAGTCTTG aggcaaagtcttgctaagggctggagtgcagtggctattcacaggcgcGATCATAATGCACTacagtctgaaactcctgagctcaaacagtcGTTCTGCCtaagcttccccagtagctggaattacaagcgtgcaTCCCTGAGCCCCAGTGATTAA